In Nostoc sphaeroides, the genomic window CAAATACTCTGGAAGATAATGACGCATATCCTGCATCAACAAGGTGGGAGGAATACCGGCGCCGCCGATGGGTAAAGGATCTGCATACAATGCCCCATATTGAAATCGAGTTTGATCTGGGGGAATTTGATATCCTTGGGCGTTGTATGAAACTGTCCCGTGGAAAGGAGTTCCTCGGAAAAATACTGCTTCTACATAAGGTATTGCTGTATCTGCTAAAAAGGTCAAACCAACGCTTTTGGGAATAATTTCATAGACCTCACCTCGAATTTTGACGGCGTAGGTAATTGGGTTTAATGCATTTGCCACTAACCCTGCTTTAATGTGTTCTACAACTTGGGGAATCGATTTGATTTTGCCTTGGTCGTAGAGGTCTGATAAGCTAAGGAAGATATCGGCCATTACTCGCCAGAATTGACCTAAACCGGTGTAGTAAGCAGAGACGCGCAAGTGTTCTGTTAAGAAATCTGGAAACAGTTGGTTAATACCCGGAATGAAAGGATTATTTTTAAATTTGACGGCGATAACGGCTTGGGCTTTTTCTTTAAATTCTTTTGTATCTAAATAGGCATCTAATCCGCCGCCACCGTGCCACATCATGGCTTTCAGACAATACTCGGCATATTCAAAATTAATTCGGTCATGCCACCAATGCCGGAGTAATTTCTGAAAAGAAACCTCTCCATTAAAGTATTTAAAAAATGGGAAAAATATTAAAAACTGATGCTCGGCAATATAATTAAGATTTTTTGAATAGGCATCTAAAACTACGCCATAACTTTTAAGAATACCAACAACTTCCAGGACATTTTCTGGATTATCCGGGAGTAATGCCTCTCCTTTTTGCAAACGTTCAATATACTCAGCTAAGGGATTGTGAACCGCTTTATTTTTAATAGTTACCATTGATATCTCTCCAAAAAATTTAGGTATTGGGGATTGAGTACTGGGTACTGGGTACTGGGCATTGGGCATTGGGCATTGGGAAAACTCTTTCCCGTTTCCAGTCCCTAGTCACTAATCCCTAATCCCCATTCCCTACTCCCTAATCCTTAGCCCCCATTGCTTTATCCAAGGACACTGCTACTACTACGTTTTGGCTATTCACCATTGCTGTAATTGTTGGTTCAGTCCAGCGTGCTAACCAACCAGGTTGAATGCCGAAAATTACAATCAGCACAGCTAAAATTGCAGCCGGGGCGCGATCGCTCCAATACACCCGTGGTAAGTTGATAACTTGTGCAGACAAGCGTCCAAAAAAAGCACGGTTGAGAAGTATGAGGAAGTAAACCGCAGTTAAGCCGGTACCAATCATTGATAGCAGCGTTTGCACTGGAAAAACTGGGAAACTACCCCGAAAAACGATGAATTCGGAAATAAAACCTAGCATTCCCGGTATCCCTGCGCTAGCCATAACTCCCACAACAATTAAGCTACCAATTACGGGCATACCGCGTTCTGGGTTCAGCAGTCCTTGGAGAACTTCTAAATCCCGGCTTCCGGCTTTTTTATACACAACTCCTACCAGCAAAAACAGCATGGCGGAAATCAAGCCGTGGCTAATCATCTCCATAACAGCACCCAACACACTTAATGGTGTGGAAGCCGCGGCCGCTAAAAGCACGTAGCCCATGTGTCCAATAGAACTGTATGCTACCATTTTTTTCATATCGGTTTGAGCGATCGCGCAGGATGCACCATAGAGTACACTCACTACTGCCCAAGTCGCTAACCAAGGAGCCACATAAGCCCAAGCTTCTGGTAACAAGTTCATGCCAAACCGCAGTAAGCCATAAGTTCCCAACTTCAACAACACTCCAGCCAACAGCACAGAAATTGGTGTAGAAGCTTCAACGTGAGCATCTGGCAACCAAGTATGGAAGGGAACCAAAGGAATTTTAATCCCGAAACCTACCAAAATTCCCCCTAGCAGTAAAAGCTGTGTCGCTAGAGGTAGAGTCGTAGGGTTCAAGGTTGCTAGTGCAAAGCTAGAGGAACCACTCAGCCAAACCATGCCGAGAAAACTTGCCAAAATCAAGATTCCCGAAACGGCAGTATAAATGAGAAATTTTGTTGCAGCATAACCCCGCTTCTCCCCACCCCAAATAGCTATCAACAGATATAGCGGAATTAGTTCCAATTCGTAAAATAAGAAAAATAATAGTAAATCCTGTGCCAGAAAAGCTCCAGTCACCCCAGCGCTTAATAATAGTATCAAAGAGTAATAAAATTTAGGACGCTGTAGGGATTCATCGCTGCTGTAAATGGCAATGCAAGTTAACAATGCATTCAAAACCAGCAGTGGCAAAGATAAACCATCTATTCCCAAGTTATAGTTCAAGCCTAAAACATCTATCCAGGGGACAGACTCGGCAAACTGTTGAGTGATTTCTCCTGGATGAAACTGAATTGCTAGTACGATTGTCCACAAGAAAGCGATACTGGCAAAGACTAAAGCCACACCACGGGCAAATTTACCATTGATGCCAGACGGCGAGAAACCAATTAAAGCTGCGCCGATTAACAGCACCAGAATTAAAACACTAAGCATAGACGGAATTCAGTTAAGGGGAGCAGGGGAAGCAGGGGAAGCAGGGGGAGAGTAAAAACTTTTAACTTCTAACTCCTGTACAGACGCGATTAATCGCGTCTCTACTTCTAACTCTTGTACAGACGCGATTAATCGCGTCTCTACTTCTAACTCTTGTACAGACGCGATTCATCGCGTCTCTACTTCTAACTCTTGTACAGACGCGATTCATCGCGTCTCCTAACTCGCTTAAAAAGGTAATTTATCTAGTAAACCAGATGACCAGCTGATGAATAAACCCAGAACGCTGACGACCGCTAAGATAGTCAACATATAGCCCTGAGATTGCCCCGAAATGCTGTACTTTAAAGTTTGTCCACCGAGAATAGTCGCAAAGCCAACCAAGTTTACTAAACCATCGACTAAATAGCGATCGCTCCAAGCAGAGATTTTAGATAGCAGTGCGACTGCACCCACTACCGTTAGCCGATAAACTCGGTCAATATAAAAATCATAACCTAACAAGTCCTGCACAAATCTCCACGCCAAGATTCTGGATCTTGACCAAGCTTTGTGTAGATGAACTGTAGACCCTATACTTACCCCCACGACGGTAGAAGTAAACAAAGCTAATGCCACATACCAATTAATACTTTCCCAATTTGGTAGCAAGTACCATTGCTGTAGCATCAAAGGCACAAGCAGAGTGAAGACTGTGAGAATCACCATTGGTAAGGCCATCTGCCAACCAACTTCTGGGGTACGACGGGTCTTTTGTTGCGGTTTACCCCAAAATACTAATCTGAATACTCTGGTCAAGTTCAATGCTGTCAAGCCATTGACTAATAATAAAACCCCAATTACCCAAGGGCTAATATTCACAAAACCGTCAGCCCATGCTAACATTGCCCAAAAGCTTCCTAATGGTAGCAGTGTTACCATCCCGGCGGAACCGACAACAAAGGCAGTAGTTGTAGCTGGCATCCTTGACCATAGACCGCCCATTTCTGTTAGGTCTTGGCTTTGGGTGGTCAAAATTACTGAACCGGAACTCATAAATAATAATGCTTTAGCGATCGCATGAGTTAACAGCAACATCAAGGCTACTCCCCCTTGCTGCAAACCCACCGCCAAAAACACTAAGCCCATGTATGCACTGGTGGAATGAGATAGCGATCGCTTAATGTCAATTTGAGCTATGGATACTAATGTCGCCCCAATTGCTGTCACCGTACCCATTACTACCAAGGCATTTAAAGCAACTGGCGACAATGCTAACAATGGTTGAAATTTATACAGTAAATAAGCACCACCTGCGACTACGAGCGAGTTTCGCATTACCGAGGCGGGATTGGGCCCTTCCATAGCCTCATCCAACCAAAGGTGCAGGGGAAATTGGGCGCATTTACCAGCAGGCCCAGCAATTAACGCCAACCCCAGTAATGTTGATGTCATTGGGCTTAAATTAGCCGTTTGCGCCCACTCATATAAATCCGAAAAGTTCAAACTCCCGGCTAAGGTGGAAAGCGTCACCACTGCCATCAGCAGCAACAAGTCCCCCACCCGTTTGGTTAAAAACGCATCCCGTGCTGCTGTCACTACTAGCGGTTGAGCATACCAGAATCCCACTAGCAAGTAAGTCGAAAGCGTCAGCACTTCCAAAAGTCCATAGCTGAAAAACAAAGAATCACTGATTGCTAAAGCACTCAGCGCTGCTTCAA contains:
- a CDS encoding CO2 hydration protein, which translates into the protein MVTIKNKAVHNPLAEYIERLQKGEALLPDNPENVLEVVGILKSYGVVLDAYSKNLNYIAEHQFLIFFPFFKYFNGEVSFQKLLRHWWHDRINFEYAEYCLKAMMWHGGGGLDAYLDTKEFKEKAQAVIAVKFKNNPFIPGINQLFPDFLTEHLRVSAYYTGLGQFWRVMADIFLSLSDLYDQGKIKSIPQVVEHIKAGLVANALNPITYAVKIRGEVYEIIPKSVGLTFLADTAIPYVEAVFFRGTPFHGTVSYNAQGYQIPPDQTRFQYGALYADPLPIGGAGIPPTLLMQDMRHYLPEYLHEIYRHSLRGEDDLRVQICMSFQKSMFCVTTATILGLMPYPLDTKDPNEEKGNRVYLEKWMSRLETSQLLDVNK
- a CDS encoding NADH-quinone oxidoreductase subunit M, with protein sequence MLSVLILVLLIGAALIGFSPSGINGKFARGVALVFASIAFLWTIVLAIQFHPGEITQQFAESVPWIDVLGLNYNLGIDGLSLPLLVLNALLTCIAIYSSDESLQRPKFYYSLILLLSAGVTGAFLAQDLLLFFLFYELELIPLYLLIAIWGGEKRGYAATKFLIYTAVSGILILASFLGMVWLSGSSSFALATLNPTTLPLATQLLLLGGILVGFGIKIPLVPFHTWLPDAHVEASTPISVLLAGVLLKLGTYGLLRFGMNLLPEAWAYVAPWLATWAVVSVLYGASCAIAQTDMKKMVAYSSIGHMGYVLLAAAASTPLSVLGAVMEMISHGLISAMLFLLVGVVYKKAGSRDLEVLQGLLNPERGMPVIGSLIVVGVMASAGIPGMLGFISEFIVFRGSFPVFPVQTLLSMIGTGLTAVYFLILLNRAFFGRLSAQVINLPRVYWSDRAPAAILAVLIVIFGIQPGWLARWTEPTITAMVNSQNVVVAVSLDKAMGAKD
- a CDS encoding NAD(P)H-quinone oxidoreductase subunit F; translation: MDQFLFSTSWFVPLYSLLGAILTLPWGIGIIRRTGPRPAAYINLLTTVLAFAHSLFVFNMIWDREPEKLLVTWFKAADLDLSFALELSTVSIGATVLITGLSLLAQVYALGYMEKDWSLARFFALLGFFEAALSALAISDSLFFSYGLLEVLTLSTYLLVGFWYAQPLVVTAARDAFLTKRVGDLLLLMAVVTLSTLAGSLNFSDLYEWAQTANLSPMTSTLLGLALIAGPAGKCAQFPLHLWLDEAMEGPNPASVMRNSLVVAGGAYLLYKFQPLLALSPVALNALVVMGTVTAIGATLVSIAQIDIKRSLSHSTSAYMGLVFLAVGLQQGGVALMLLLTHAIAKALLFMSSGSVILTTQSQDLTEMGGLWSRMPATTTAFVVGSAGMVTLLPLGSFWAMLAWADGFVNISPWVIGVLLLVNGLTALNLTRVFRLVFWGKPQQKTRRTPEVGWQMALPMVILTVFTLLVPLMLQQWYLLPNWESINWYVALALFTSTVVGVSIGSTVHLHKAWSRSRILAWRFVQDLLGYDFYIDRVYRLTVVGAVALLSKISAWSDRYLVDGLVNLVGFATILGGQTLKYSISGQSQGYMLTILAVVSVLGLFISWSSGLLDKLPF